The following proteins are co-located in the Scomber scombrus chromosome 2, fScoSco1.1, whole genome shotgun sequence genome:
- the LOC133987368 gene encoding E3 ubiquitin-protein ligase TRIM21-like, which produces MSAASCLLSEDPFLCSICLDVFTDPVTTPCGHNFCKNCINEHWNSNVQYLCPMCKEMFNTRPDMKVNTFISEMVSQFRQEAQQNASSSSSEQQAAKPGEVPSDVCTGTKLKALKSCLVLLVFLVIPVCLAFIYVRTQLMDPVENLEDRMCTKHNKPLELFCKTDQTFVCVFCSILDHKTHDVVPLKEEYERQKAELGKTEAEIQKMIQKRRLKIEEIKHSVDLSKEAADREKAEGVQIFTALKESVERSLNELIETIEEKQRTTEKQAEDFIKEMEQEISELKKRSSEVEKLSHSADHLHFLQNFLSLKAAPPTKDWTEVSVRPSYEGTVVKAVAQLEEKLSKQMKKLFEAELKRVQQYAVDVTLDPDTAHPVLILSDDGKQVYDSDVWKNLPNNPERFSSYIFVLGKQSFSSGRFYFEVQVKEKTGWTLGVARESFNRKGEITLSPEDGFWTTGLTGNYVFSPVRLSLKSRPQKVGVFVDYEEGLISFYDVDAAALIYSFTGCSFTEKLYPIFSPHLNDGGKNSAPLIISPVNQTA; this is translated from the exons atgtctgctgccagctgtctgCTATCTGAAGATCCAtttctgtgctccatctgtctggatgtgttcactgatccagtcaccacaccatgtggacataacttctgcaaaaactgcatcaatgaacACTGGAACAGTAATGTCCAGTACCTGTGTCCAAtgtgtaaagaaatgttcaacACAAGACCTGACATGAAGGTCAACACTTTCATCTCTGAGATGGTttctcagttcagacaggaagctcaacagaacgccagcagcagcagctcagagcaacaagctgccaaaccagGAGAAGTTCCCAGTGACGTCTGTactggaaccaaactgaaggccctgaagtcctgtctggtTCTTCTGGTGTTTCTGGTGATTCCGGTGTGTCTGGCCTTCATCTACG TTCGAACTCAGCTGATGGACCCTGTGgagaacctggaagacaggatgTGTACGAAGCACAAtaaacctctggagctgttctgtaagaccGACCAGACATTTGTCTGCGTGTTCTGCTCTATTTTAGACCACAAGACACATGATGTTGTTCCcctgaaagaagaatatgaaagacagaaggcagagctggggaagacagaggctgaaattcagaagatgatccagaagagacgactgaagattgaagagatcaaacactcagttgacctcagtaaggaagctgcagacagagagaaagcagaaggtgtTCAGATCTTCACCGCTCTGAAGGAGTCTGTTGAGAGAAGCCTGAATGAGCTCATTGAGACGattgaagagaagcaaagaacaacagagaaacaggctgaagacttcatcaaagagatggaacaggaaatctctgagctgaagaagagaagctctgaggtggagaagctcTCACACTCTGCAGACCACCTCCACTTCCTCCAAAACTTCCTGtccctgaaagctgctccacccaccaaagactggacagaggTCAGCGTCCGTCCATCATATGAGGGGACTGTGGTGAaagctgtggctcagctggaggagaagctcagtaaacagatgaagaagctgtttgaggctgagctgaagagggtccagcagtatgcagtggatgtgactcttgatcctgatacagcacatcctgtactcatcctgtctgatgatgggaaacaagtaTATGATAGTGATGTGTGGAAGAATCTCCCAAACAACCCAGAAAGATTTTcttcatatatttttgttttaggAAAGCAGAGTTTCTCTTCAGGtagattttactttgaggttcaggttaaagagaAGACTGGCTGGACTTTAGGAGTGGCCAGAGAGTCGTTCAACAGGAAGGGAGAAATCACACTGAGTCCTGAAGATGGTTTCTGGACAACAGGGTTGACAGGAAATTACGTTTTTTCTCCAGTCcgtctctctctgaagtctcgtcctcagaaggtgggggtgtttgtggattatgaggagggtctgatctccttttatgacgtagatgctgcagctcttatctactcctttactggctgctccttcactgagaaactctacccAATCTTCAGTCCCCATTTAAATGATGGTGGTAAAAACTCCGCCCCTCTGATCATCtctcctgtcaatcaaactgcctga